DNA sequence from the Thermococcus sp. genome:
TGGTGCGGTGGCCGGGATTTGAACCCGGGCCAGCGGCGTGGCAGGCCGCTGTCCTAGACCAGGCTAGACTACCACCGCAGTTCAGGCCCGTAGAATACTCACCTTCGGGCGCTTTATAAATCTTTCGGTGAGCTGAGACGGTTAAATTTATAAAGACTCCCTTAGAAGGGTTAGCGGGCAGTGCCCCGGTGGCCTAGTCTGGATAGGGCGCAAGGCTGCGGACCTTGAGGTCCGGGGTTCGAATCCCCGCCGGGGCGCCATAGAAACTTTTGCTTGGCAAAAGTTTCATCAAAGTTGGTAGCTCCTGTTCAGGGCTCAATTCTGCCCGGTTTATTATCAATTGGCTGTTTCAAAGTTGAGAACTTTTCAAGTTGCTCTTTGAGTGTGGGTTTAACTTTAAAATCGACGCCCTTTGGGTGTCAAGAGGGAGGTAAACCACATATTATGGTTTTATCTTATGCGTTCTCTTCTAAAAAGGTGAGGGCTTGGGGGCAAGATCTTTTAATCCAAGCCTTCGGGTGAAGAGCTACGAACTTGGGTGGAGCCTTTGGAAAAAGCTTCTTTCCCAAGGAGCGCTGGCGGGAGATTGGTGCCTTTTCTATAAAGTTCTTGTTTTTGAGTGGGTTTTGCTTTTTAAGTTGTCATCCCTCTGTTAGATGTTTTCAATTCCAAACGGCGCCAGAAGGGCACCAATAAAGGGAAAAGAACTCTCCGTAGGACGTCTCCGAAAGAATATAACAGAACCGAAACCCTGTGTCAAACCCTTCTCAGTCCTGGGAACCACACCTTCTTCCCGGCCTTCTCCTTCTCCTCGTCCCACTCGGCGAGTATCTTCACGGCCTCGCTGGCAACGAGGGCGGCCTCCCTCTCACCAGTTTTTCCGAACTCGTTGGTTATCCGGTTGGCGAAGACCGCACAGACGCATCCTGCGCGCAGTCCATATATGTTCGCGAGGGTGTAGAGCGTCGCCGCCTCCATCTCGAAGTTGGTGACGTTGGCCTGCCTCAGGTCGTCCATTATGTTCTTTGCGAAGCTCGGGAAGTAGCCGTTTAATCCGGGCCTCCCCTGGCCGAGGTAGAAGCTGTCGGTTGATGCGGTTATGCCGATGTGGTAGCGTATTCCGAGGGTTTCCGCCGCTTCAATCAGTGCGAGGGTGACTTCAAGGTCTGCAACCGCGGGATACTCTACGCGAACGTACTGCTTCGAAGTTCCTTCGAGCCTAACCGCCGCTTTCGCTATAATCAGGTCTCCTATCTCCATTCCCGGCTGTATCGCGCCGGTAGAACCGACCCTTATG
Encoded proteins:
- the udp gene encoding uridine phosphorylase, with product MVEKFVSAERPQTREGYQYHIACKPGDVSRYVLLPGDPERVPKISSLWDEAKDIAFHREYRTHTGEYKGVPISVTSTGIGGPSTAIAVEELAAIGADTFIRVGSTGAIQPGMEIGDLIIAKAAVRLEGTSKQYVRVEYPAVADLEVTLALIEAAETLGIRYHIGITASTDSFYLGQGRPGLNGYFPSFAKNIMDDLRQANVTNFEMEAATLYTLANIYGLRAGCVCAVFANRITNEFGKTGEREAALVASEAVKILAEWDEEKEKAGKKVWFPGLRRV